Below is a window of Thermoplasmata archaeon DNA.
CGTAACCTTCTGGTATTCACCAGCAACTACTCCATTTTGCCCAACAAAAATCTCCACAGTTGCGTTCTCTACACCCCTTCCATTCTCATCCTTCACACTAACAACCACAGTAAAATTCTCACCAACCTTTACCGCTGTTTTATCAATCTCCACGCTTATTTTCATTTCTCCTGGCAGAATTCCAAGCAAAATACTTGTTGTTGCATTTTCGTAATGCTCAGCACTTATGTTCGCAACCAGTTTCCCAAAGATACTAGCATTTACATTCCCAGCAACAAATTTTGTTGTAAATGTTCCATTCGCATCTGTTTGCCCTGCCAGGCTCTCAAACTTACCCGGCAATTGCGTGGAAAGAGAAACAGTTGCGTTCTTTACTGGCTCTCCTGTCTCTGCATCTGCGACAATCACACGAAACTCATTTTCTTCGTCAGAGCGAAGCGTGCTCTTTGCCACAAGAATTTTCGCAGTGAGTTTTGCTAGTGGCACTGTAACACAAACTGTGTTGCTTGGCTCACTCTCGCCAATTGCGTTTACGGCTGTAACATGGTAGTAGTAGGTGATGCCAGGGGTAACATTGGTGTCAACAAAAGATGTAGTGTTGGCATCAACGGAGGCAAGAAGGGATTTGTTTTCTGGGCTAATACCACGATAAATATTATAGAAGAGAAGAGAAGAACTCCCATTGTGAAGTGGCGGTAACCAAAATAGCGAAGAAGATGTGGGAGAAACCTCAACTTGCAAATTGGTTGGTCTTTGGGGAACGCTCTTTTCAAATGCGAACCAAAACATATTTGTGCTCTCCAGATTGCCGCTTTCATCTTCAGCAGTAATGTAGTACTCAACCTCGCATATCTTTGGATTATATGAGAAGTCTAGAGTGCACAAGTATTTTCCATGTCTTCCATCTCCACCTTGCAATTCCAAATCTCTCGTGAGAAATTCTTCATTTTGATACTTATAATGAAGTTTTACAGAAGTAATCGGTAATTTGGATCCCCACACTTCAGCCTCTATCGGCACTTTCCAGCATGATGCAGCAGGGCAAAATTCATGAACAATGATTATTCTTGATGGTCGTGTAAGGGGAAGAAAATCATTATGCCCTGCCAACGGGACGGGGTAAGGTTTGTCTACAAATCCGTCGGAATTGTTGTCTGGCGAAAGCCAATTTGACCAGAAATTTCCTGCACTGCTTGAATTCCAGCAATTTCCATTTTCATGTCCTATCAGATGTCCTTCCCACACTTGCGTAGTATTGTTGTTATTGTTGATAAAAGCATTCTCATATGTTTGGGTGAAGCCGCAATTAAATCCTAGAGTTATCGCCAATTCTTCGTTTTCAATAAAACTATTGTTTACGATTCTCGTACTCACTCCTCCGTCAAGATATAAACCCTCTCTATTCTTTATGAGCGTGTTATTCTCAAATCTCGTACGCACAGATGCCCAGGTATCAATAGCAATTTCATTTCGGAAGAAATAGTTATTCTCAAACAAAAGACAGTTTAAGATTTCGCATCCTATGTAGTTTTCATAGAAGATATTTCCCTTTATTACCACCGTTGGTGTGTCATAAGCCGTAGTAGCGTCAAAAAGGATTCCATATGTGTTATGGAATATTGTATTATTTTCAATGATGGTTACATATGTGCCCTCAGAGGCCACTTCGGTATATACGAAAATTCCAGCGTAACTATCTGAAATTTTATTGTTTATTATATGTAAATCCCTACAAAATCTTACGTTTATTCCTCCATATTTTATTGTTGTCTCGGATAATGTAAGATTTGTGCAATTCAGAAAGATTACCTCTCCAATCTCGTGCCTAAATGAGATTTTTTCTCTCGCTCTATCCTTTATAAAAATTACAGGCAAATCGTTAACATAGTTTGTTTCATCTATATCTATCCCACAAACGAAAGGTGGTGAATAGATCGTGAGTGTAAGTCCTATTGAAGCATTGTACAATCTGTTTCCTCTGAGAGTGATGTTCCCTTGTGAAAAGACATCTATACACCACTGGTTAGCATAGATTGTATTGTTGAATATGTTCAAACTATAATCGTTAAATACACAAATCCCAACAATAGAGCTCCGAATTATATTCCCAACAATAGCAACATCTTTATTGTACGATGTAAATACACACCCGGCAAATAACCCTCCTTCCACTACCTCCTCAATTGTGTTGTTCAAAACTACACACATTTCCGAACGAGACAATGTGAGACCATACCCACATACATTATTTACCACTTTTCCGCCTTTACACTCGATAAGGAGTACCCTCTTCAGGAAAGAGCTATTAGATATTGTTATGTTTTGGGATTCGGATATCCAACACGAGATTATATCACTATTCTCACAATCTATACATTTTAATATTGTAAGGTTTACTGTATTAGAGACTCTAATCCCCCTGCAATTAATGAATGTAATTCCAAGAAGAGTTGCATTTTTTACATTGTTAAGAATAATGCCAAAACCATCAGATGTTATCTTCTTAATTAAACAATTAGCTATCTTAAAATGCTTTGTAGTATTTCCAATATATATTCCATATGTACCATACTCTCCGTCGATCTCCCAATCGGAAATAATAAAAGGATTCTCAGGCGTTCCGTTCCCTGAAGAAACTCCATTTGCTTCGATAAAATTTTCATCTCCTTCAATGAATATCGGTTTATGAGGATGAGAGTAAGAAGCTTTGCCACATGCTCCAAAAGAATATGAAGAAAAAGGAGTACTCACAAAAAAGAGGAGAAGAAAAAATACCATGGAAAAAATCTTTTGGTGCATCGTTCTTACCTCACAAAAACACATGAAGGGAAGTGGTATAGGCGACCTGTGGGTGTTCATTGGCCCATACATATACACCAACTTTTATCGGAAAAGTGAAATATTTACACTCAAGGTGTCCTGCCTGTGCAAATGAGTCTTCTTGGTTCGCATAATTGAAAGCCAACTGAAGCGATACTCTAAGTGAATTTACAGAAGGAGAGAAACCGATATGATCTTGCCGGAAAAATCCCCAATCAGGATGATGTTTCCGTAAATATGAAAGAAAATAGTAGAGAAATTCTGTTTCAAACCCTTCACAATCTCTATCTGCATATTGGTTGTAATAGGATTCACACATCTTTTCCCATGAAAATGCCTCTGGCTGAGAGGATGGATTATAGCTCTCTGCGCATCTATCATTCCACCATTTCTCTGCATTTTGAAGAGAACATCTATCTGCTACAGCGAAAGAATATTCACTCCCCTTGCAGCTAGTGATAATCACACCTATGTTATTGAGAGTAGAGTTTGAGAGCCACTTAATTACATTTGCCACAAAGTTACCACTTTTGCATGCAAAGATTAGGATGGACTGTTTTGTGGTGGATGGTAGAATGGAAAGGTCCGTTGCAAACTGTCGTGCAAGGATGAATCCTTCTCCACTTAACCTATCGTCACTCCCGTGACATATATAGGCAGAAAATACAAAGGAGGGAGAAAGAGCACTGATTGAAGTATAGAGAGAGGAGAGTGTTGAAGAAGTGAAATCATGGTCAACAATACCTTCATGTACAGGGTCAACAAAAGATGTATCATTCCGTGTCATATCGTATATACGCGGTAAGTTGTAGGAGGAATCCATTGTTTGTGTAGAGGGAGGCTTACCCCTTGGGTAGCATACATGGATATCCTCAGGTTTGTAATTGTAAACCCACACCAGAAC
It encodes the following:
- a CDS encoding NosD domain-containing protein encodes the protein MANCLIKKITSDGFGIILNNVKNATLLGITFINCRGIRVSNTVNLTILKCIDCENSDIISCWISESQNITISNSSFLKRVLLIECKGGKVVNNVCGYGLTLSRSEMCVVLNNTIEEVVEGGLFAGCVFTSYNKDVAIVGNIIRSSIVGICVFNDYSLNIFNNTIYANQWCIDVFSQGNITLRGNRLYNASIGLTLTIYSPPFVCGIDIDETNYVNDLPVIFIKDRAREKISFRHEIGEVIFLNCTNLTLSETTIKYGGINVRFCRDLHIINNKISDSYAGIFVYTEVASEGTYVTIIENNTIFHNTYGILFDATTAYDTPTVVIKGNIFYENYIGCEILNCLLFENNYFFRNEIAIDTWASVRTRFENNTLIKNREGLYLDGGVSTRIVNNSFIENEELAITLGFNCGFTQTYENAFINNNNNTTQVWEGHLIGHENGNCWNSSSAGNFWSNWLSPDNNSDGFVDKPYPVPLAGHNDFLPLTRPSRIIIVHEFCPAASCWKVPIEAEVWGSKLPITSVKLHYKYQNEEFLTRDLELQGGDGRHGKYLCTLDFSYNPKICEVEYYITAEDESGNLESTNMFWFAFEKSVPQRPTNLQVEVSPTSSSLFWLPPLHNGSSSLLFYNIYRGISPENKSLLASVDANTTSFVDTNVTPGITYYYHVTAVNAIGESEPSNTVCVTVPLAKLTAKILVAKSTLRSDEENEFRVIVADAETGEPVKNATVSLSTQLPGKFESLAGQTDANGTFTTKFVAGNVNASIFGKLVANISAEHYENATTSILLGILPGEMKISVEIDKTAVKVGENFTVVVSVKDENGRGVENATVEIFVGQNGVVAGEYQKVTNAEGGAVFTFSALKEGNLVFQVIAKKEGFAEAKSGAGVWIKSVPEQGIDFGIPLALLLIVLLIVGIWEGMKGRQKISS